AGCGAGCCGCCGATGTTCAGGCCCTTGAGCGGCTTGCTCGGCCCGTACTCCTCGCGGCACGCCATTAGGCCCGGCATCTCCTGCTCGGCAAGCAGCAGCTCCTTGCGGCCCCACTCGTGCAGCGAGATGTCGGCGATCTTGTACTCGAAGCCAGTGTCGGCGTTGATGGACTTGGTCGGTTCGGTGGCTAGTTGGGTCATGGTGTTGGGAAGTAGGTAGTTGGTAGAACTTAGTTGGTAGAGGTCGGAAGGTGCGACGCGACTGGTCGCGTCAGCTGAGGTCATTGAGGAAGGTTTGCGGGAGCAGTAGTGCTGTTAATCGTTTTCTTGTTCTGAATCTTCCTCATCGCATTGCCCCAAGACCCGAGCAACAGCAGTGCAGTGACAAGAACAACGGCAACGACTATCGCGAAAGTTATCCAGCCTCTGGCGTGACTCCGCTTTCCGTGTTTCGCCTTTTCATAGTCGAGCGGCTGGCTCACAAGCCTCCTTGGGTTGCCGTAGCGAGGAACAGGGCCGGCCCCTTTGCGTCGTCGGCCGGCGGCAAGGCGGTGTAGCTCATCGGCACGAGGCCGACGTCTTTCAAGGCTTCTCCGAGCATTTCCTCGCTGATGCCGGCGTGGACTTGGCCGAGTTGGTCGCGGATGTCGTCGCGGTCGTGGGGGAGCAGGTCGACGATGACGGCCTTGCCGCCGGGCTCAATCACGCGGGCCATCTCGGCCAACACGTCGGTCGGTTCGTCGAGGTAGCCGAGCACGAGCGAGAGGATGGCGGCGTTGGCTTCGCCGTCGGTGAGCGGGAGGTTTTCCAGGTCGCCGGTGCGGAGGTCGATGTTGTCGAAGTTCGCGGTGCGTCGGGCGGCGGCCTTGAGCATCTGGGCGTTGTTGTCGACGCCGACGGCGGTGTGGACGTTGCCGGCCAAGGCGGCGAGGGTCGAGCCGGTGCCGCAGCCGAGGTCGGCCACGACGTAATCAGCCGGCAACAGCGCGAGCAGGGCGGCGGTCTCCCAGCCGGCCCCGTAGTACTCGCTGCGGAGCCGATCCCATTCGCCGGCCTTGCCGCTGAAAAACTGCTTCGCCGCGGCGTTGCGTTCGGACAAGCGTGTCTTGAGCCGCAGGGCGTCCTGGCGGGTGGTGGCCCAGGCGTCGGTCTGGCCACGAGCGACGAGCCAGAGTTCGCGGGCGGGTTGTTCGAGTTCGTCGAGGACGGTGCGGTAGAGCCGGGTGGTGCCGCGTCGGCGTGAGCGGAGCCAGCCTTGGTCTGAGAGCACTTTCAGGTGCCGCGAGACGGTGGACTGGGGCATCTGCAGCACATCGCACAAATCGACGACGCCAAGCTCTTCACGCTCCAGCAGCCGAAGCAGCCGCAGCCGCGTCGGGTCCGAGAGCGAGCCCATCCAGCCCAGCAGGGCGTCGGGGGCGGAAGTTTTCGTCGCAAGGGCGGGCATGTCGTCAATCCGTTCATCCGGCTGAACGGATGAATGCTTGGAGCATAGCCGACCCAGTGGGCGCGGCAAGAGGTTTCTTTGAGGATTGAAACACGATTCGCCGTTGGGCGGGCGTTGGCTTTGCGGGAGGGTTTGGCGATGCCCGAGTACGCCCGATCCACACCCAAAGCCGATTCCCTGCCGTTGGCCGGCGGTCGCAAGGCCGCCCTGCAGCGCCTGCACGCCATCGACCCGGTCCGTTATGCCAAGACTCGCAACGGCCTTGACGGTGACGCGACACGGTTATCGGCCTACCTCCGCCACGGCTGCCTGAGCCTCGCCGAGTGCCGCGACCACGCGTTGCAGAACCACAAACGGCATCAGGTCGAGAAGTTCATCAACGAGCTCGGCTGGCGGGATTTCTACCAGCGGGTGTGGGACCATGTGGGCGACAAGGTGTGGAAGGACCTGGAGCCGTGGAAGACCGGGCATGGGCCGGGCGATTATGCGGACGAGTTGCCCGAGGACATCCTGAACGCCGAGACCGGCGTTGATTGGGTCGACCACTTCGCCCGCGAGCTCCACGAGACGGGCTACCTGCACAATCACGCCCGCATGTGGATCGCCGCCTACGTCGTCCACGCCCGGCGCGTGAAATGGCAAGCCGGTGCCGAATGGTTCCTCGAACACCTGCTCGACGGTGACGAGGCGAGCAACAGCCTCTCGTGGCAGTGGGTCGCGAGCACCTTCAGCCACAAGCCCTACATTGCCAACCGCGGCAACGTGGTGAAGTACAGCGGCGACCGCTTCGACACCCACGCCAAGAACGACCCCACCGACAAAAGCTACGAACAGCTCAACGACGATTACTTCACGAACGGCGAAGGCGGCGACGGGCAGAACGTGAACTGGAAGGTCGATGTCGAGCCGAGCCAGCAGACGACCAGCGGCGACGTCGCCCTCGTCTGGGACGACGCCCTGCGCGAGACCAACCCCGCGCTCGAAGCCACCGGCGGCAAAGGCGTCTTCATGTGGAACGCCAACGGTTGGACCGACAAGCGCAAGACCTTCGTCGATCAATGCCTGGCCGAACTGCCCGGCGTCGAGGTCGTCGACGAGTTGCCCAATGCGAAACTCGTCACCCTCCGCAGCCCCGACCCGGCCCACAAAAAGCTCGTCGAGCAGCACCACATCGCCGTCATCGACGACGAACCCTTCGCGGCTATCGACGGCGTCGTCGACCTCAAACGATTCTCGCGCTACTGGAACAAAGCCAAGAAAGTGGTGTGAGCATGAAGCCGAGGGATGAGTCTGCGAATCCCCGGATCGAACGCGCGTCCGGCCACGATCCGGGGATTCGCAGACTCATCCCTCGGCTTCAGTCGTTTTCCCAAACTGCTCCGCATACCACGCGACCGTTTTTCGCATCCCATCATCGAAGGGTACGACCGGCTCGTACCCCAGCACCGATCGGCTGTGCTCGAGGTCGGCCAGTGAGTGCATCACATCCCCGGCACGCTCCGGGCCATGCACGGGCGTGAGTTCCGACTTGCCGATGAGCCGGGCCATGGTTTCGGCCAAGGCGTTGATCGTGTGCCGCACGCCGGTGGCGACGTTGAACAGGCCGCCGTTGAGGCGACCATCGAATCGTCCTGCCAACAGGTTCGCGTGGGCGACGTTGGCAACGAACGTGAAGTCCCGGCTCGCGGTGCCGTCGCCGTAAATCTTCGGATGCTCGCCGTTGAGCAGCGCCTTGGCGAACGCCGCGACGACACCGGCGTAGGCGCTGTCGGCCTTCTGCCGCGGGCCGAAGATGTTGAAGTAACGCAGGGCCGCGGTGTCGAGGTCGTAGCAGTGGGCGTAGCTGCGGACCAGCTCCTCGCCGGCGAGCTTCGTCGCGGCGTACGGACTACGCGGAGCGGGCGGCATCGTCTCGACCTTGGGCAGAACTTCGCTGTCGCCGTAAGCGCTGCTGCTGGCGGAGTAGACCACGCGCTGCACCCCGCCGAGCCGGGCGGCTTCGAGGACGTTGAGCGTGCCGGTGGCGTTGACGGTGTGATACTCCGCCGGGTGCAGCACGCTCCGCGGCACGCTGACCAACGCGGCGAGATGAAACACCGTCCGCCGACCCATCGCCGCGTCTTTGACCGCGTCCGCATCCAGTAGATCGCCTTCGATGAGTTCGACCCCGTCGGGCAGGTTGTCGCGATCGCCCTCGCTGAGATTGTCGAACACCCGCACGTCCGCCCCGAGCGCGACGAGCGCTTCGCTCAGGTGCGACCCGATGAACCCCGCACCCCCGGTGACCAAGACCGGCACGCCCGCGAACGCCTCCCCATGAAGTTCCGACCAGAAGTCCGGCTGCATGGGGAGAAGCATAGTCGGTAGTTGGTAGAACTTAGTTGGTAGACCTGCTTCGATGCGTCCTGCGGTCTCGCTAGCAGGTCTACCAACTAAGTTCTACCAACTACCAACGCTCCCCCATGCACGCCCTCCACGTCACCCCGCATGTCTCCCGTCTCGGTGGCGGTGTGTGGAGTGTCGTGCTTGATCTTGCCGGTCGGCGGGGCGACACGGTGGTCGGGATGGAGGACGGGTTCGACGACGCCGGGGAGATCGAGGCGGTGCGGCTGCGTCGGCGCGGGCCGAGGATGTTCGCGTACATGCCGGCGCTTCGGCGGACGGTGGCCGACCGTGTTGGGGATGGCGTCGTGCATCTCCACGGCGGGTTGCGGATGCTCGCCAACGTGTCGGCCCTGCGCGGGGCACGCGACGCAGGCGCCCCGGTCATTCTCAGCCCGCACGGCTCGCTCTATCCGCAAATGCTCGCCAAGCATCGCGGCCGCAAGGCGATCGCGAGTGTCCTCTACGACCGCAAGCTGCTCGAAAGCGTTGACGCGTTTCACGCGACATGCACGGCCGAGCTGGAGACGATCCGTGCCGCCGGGCTAAAGCAACCGGTAGCGGTGGTCGCGCCCGGCGTCGACGTGCCGGCGTCGGTCGAGCCGATGACCGGCGAGCGGACGCTGCTGTACCTCGGACTATTCGATCGGAAGAAGGGACTGCTCCGATTGGCCGAGACGTGGCGGAAGCTGCGCGGTCAGTTTCCCGACTGGCGATTGGTCCTTGCAGGCCCGGATCAGGATGGCCACATGGCCGAGGTCCGCGTGGCTCTGGGCGACGCACCCGCCGAGATGCCCGGCGCGGTCTACGGCGACGCAAAGGCCGCGCTGTTCAATGCCGCCGACGTGTTCGTCCTGCCCAGCGATTGGGAAAACTTCGGCGTCGTCGTCGGCGAAGCCCTCGCCCACGCCCGCCCCGTCATCGCCCCGGCCAACAGCCCGTGGGACTGGCTCGGCAAGGAAAACGCCGGCTGGCAGGTCGACGCGACGAACTTGGAGCCCGTCCTCCGCGAAGCCCTCGGTGCTGGACGCGAGACGTTATCGGCCATGAGTGAGCGCGGCCGGACCGTCGTGGAAAGGGAATATGCCTGGCCCGTGGCACTGGATCGTTTTGCGGAAACCTACGCCTGGCTGCGTGGCGGGCCTCGGCCGTCGTTCGTTGATCACGTATAGCGCAGCTCCCTGCCCTTCCACCCAAGTTCGCCACGCTAACCGCCGACGAACGTGGTAGGGTGTGTGCGTGCATGCGGGGGACCCCAACGTTGATGACCAGCCCAAGCCGATGTCTCTGAGCGTCCTGATCCAAACGTTCAACGAGGAGTTGAACCTGCCCCACACGCTGGCGTCGCTGGCGGGGTGGTGCGATGAGGTGTTCGTGGTCGACTCCGGCAGCACCGACCGCACCCGCGAGATCGCCGAGTCGTTCGATGCCAAGTTCGTGCATCACGACTGGGAGGGCTACGCCGGGCAGAAGAACTGGGCGCTCAAGAACCTGCCGATGACCGGCGACTGGGTGTTGATCATCGACGCCGACGAGGCGGTGACGCCGGAGCTGCGGGACCTGATCGTCGAGATCGCATCGGGCAACGCCGAGAAGCCCGAGGTTGCCGGGTACTACATCAACCGCCTGTTCATCTTCAACGGGGCGAGCATCCGCCACTGCGGGTACTACCCGAGTTGGAACCTGCGCCTCTTCAAGCGCGGCACCGCCGAGTACGAGGACCGCCTCGTCCACGAGCACATGGTCGTCGACGGCCCGGTCGACTACCTGCCCCGCGCCAAGCACCTGCTCCACGAGGACCGCCGCGGGCTCGAGCACTTCTACGCAAAGCACAATCGCTACTCGACGCTCGAAGCGCGGCAGATGTACGACGAGCCGGAGGATTGGCCCGGCGGCAACTTCTTCAAGAACCGCATTGTGCGTTTGCGGTTCATCAAGAGCCGGGTGATGCCGTGGGTGCCGTTGCCGTGGCTTTGGCGATTTCTTTACATGTACATCATCCGCCTGGGCATCCTTGACGGCCGCGCGGGCCTGGGCTTGAGCAGTGCGATCGCGGTGTACGAGCACATGGTCCACGCCAAGTTCCGCGAACTCAAACGCCTCAAGGACAGCGGCATCTGGACCGAGCAGGGCCTGGCTACCGGCGAGGGCGGCGTCGCGGTGCAGCGCATCTCCGAAGCCGACCGGCGTTTCGCGCTCGACGACAACGTCCCCGACGAACTCCCTGAAGTTGCTGTCCACGGCAACGGGGCCGCCACCAACGGCACCACGTCGCGCGGCGCTAAGCAACTGCAGACCCGGCCGTATCGCCCGCAGGTCCGCCGTGTTCCGCAGCTGGGCAACGACGACGTCGCCGCCAAGAGCCCGTGGACCTTCGGCCAGAACGTCAAACGCGTTCTCTGGATGGCGACCCAAGGCACCGCGTTTCGCCTGAGCTTTCACAACTGGTACGGCTGGCGGCGTTTTCTCCTGCGGCTCTTCGGCGCCGAGATCGGCAAGCACGTCCGCGTGCGCCCCTCGGCCCACATCGAGATCCCCTGGAACGTCGAGATCGACGACCACGCCATGGTCGGCGACTCGGCCATCCTCTACTCGCTCGGCAAGATCACCATCGGCAAGCGCGTGGTCATCAGCCAATACGCGCACCTGTGTGCCGGAACGCACGATTTCAACGATCCGGAGTTCCCGCTGTTGCGTCCGCCGATCACGGTCGGGGACGAGGCGTGGGTCGCGGCCGACGCGTTCGTCGGGCCCAACGTCACGATCGGTGACCGCGCGATCGTCGGTGCGCGTTCGAGCGTGTTCAAGAACGTCCCCGACGGCAAGATCGCCGGCGGCAACCCCGCGAAGATTCTCCGTGACCGCGAACCGGCGAAAGAGATCGAAGACGAGGAAGAGACCGACAAGGTCGCCGAACCCGAAGCAGTGCATGCCTGACCTGTACGTCAAACTCCGCAACACGCTCCGTGGCCTTGGGATCAACCGCATCGCCGCACGCATGGCTCCCGACTTGCCGGTCACACGCGATGTCGCGCACATCGGGAAGTTCACGTTTTCCGTGCGGCGTCACCGCTGGCTGCTGGGCAAAACGCCCTTCCGCGGCCACGCCCCGGTGCTCGGGCTGTTCCATCACATGACTCGGCCCGGCGACACGTTTTACGACGTCGGCGCGAACATCGGCTACTACGCCCGGTACACGCTGGCGAAGCTTGACGTGGCGAAGCTGATCGCGTTCGAGCCGTTCACGCCCAACCGACAGTTGTTGGAGAAGAACCTCGCCGACGAGCCGCGTGCCCGGGTCATCGCCGATGCCGTGGGGGACGTGACCGAGGAGGGCGTGGAGCTGCAAGTCGATGACATGGCCGGCGGCAGCGCGGTGCTCACGAAAGTCAGTGGCGGGGAGGCGTCGATCGGTCGGGCGAATCTCGGGCTCGGTGCCAAGGCCGACACCGTTCGGCTGGTGACGCTCGACGATCTGCGGCGCGAGGACCCGACGCTCCCGCCGCCGAACGTGATCAAGATCGACACCGAGGGGGCCGAGCATCTGGTCCTCGCCGGCGCGGAGCAGACACTGGCCGAGCACAAGCCGCGGCTGATCCTCGCCAGCCACGGGGCCGGCCGGGCGGCGTTGATGCTTGCGCAACTGCAACGCCTCGGCTACCACCTGGCCGGCTGGGATGACCACGGCACTTGGCGGCTCATGGAAACCGCCGAGCAGATGGGCAACAACAACTGCATCGCGAGCGTGGAGCGGGCCGACATCGAGACCGAGCCGGCTCACGCGAACGTTTGAGCGAAAACTTTCATTTTGGGTAACCCGAACTTACGCCGTACGGTTTCGCCACGCTATCGTACGGGCCGATGGCAACGAGCGCGCCCGATCCGACCAAATCCATCCGCGTCCGTGGGGCGGCCGAGCACAATCTCAAATCGATCGACCTCGACATCCCCCGCGACAAGCTCACCGTCGTGACCGGGCTCTCGGGCAGTGGCAAGTCGACGCTCGCGTTCGACACGGTCTACGCCGAGGGGCAACGCAAGTACATGGAGTCGCTGAGCGCATACGCCCGGCAGTTCCTGGATCAGCTGCAGAAGCCGGACATCGAGAGCATCGACGGCCTGCCGCCGACGATCGCCATCGAGCAGCGCGGCTCCTCGCACAACCCGCGCTCCACCGTCGCGACCACGACGGAGATCTACGACTACCTGCGCGTGCTCTTCGCGCGGGCGGGGACTCCGCACTGCTGGGAATGTGGGCGGGTGATCTCTTCGCAGTCGCCGAGCCAGATCGTCGATGACGTGATGAAACGACCCGCCAAGACCAAGCTCATGGTC
This genomic stretch from Planctomycetota bacterium harbors:
- a CDS encoding metalloregulator ArsR/SmtB family transcription factor — protein: MPALATKTSAPDALLGWMGSLSDPTRLRLLRLLEREELGVVDLCDVLQMPQSTVSRHLKVLSDQGWLRSRRRGTTRLYRTVLDELEQPARELWLVARGQTDAWATTRQDALRLKTRLSERNAAAKQFFSGKAGEWDRLRSEYYGAGWETAALLALLPADYVVADLGCGTGSTLAALAGNVHTAVGVDNNAQMLKAAARRTANFDNIDLRTGDLENLPLTDGEANAAILSLVLGYLDEPTDVLAEMARVIEPGGKAVIVDLLPHDRDDIRDQLGQVHAGISEEMLGEALKDVGLVPMSYTALPPADDAKGPALFLATATQGGL
- a CDS encoding FAD-binding domain-containing protein; the protein is MPEYARSTPKADSLPLAGGRKAALQRLHAIDPVRYAKTRNGLDGDATRLSAYLRHGCLSLAECRDHALQNHKRHQVEKFINELGWRDFYQRVWDHVGDKVWKDLEPWKTGHGPGDYADELPEDILNAETGVDWVDHFARELHETGYLHNHARMWIAAYVVHARRVKWQAGAEWFLEHLLDGDEASNSLSWQWVASTFSHKPYIANRGNVVKYSGDRFDTHAKNDPTDKSYEQLNDDYFTNGEGGDGQNVNWKVDVEPSQQTTSGDVALVWDDALRETNPALEATGGKGVFMWNANGWTDKRKTFVDQCLAELPGVEVVDELPNAKLVTLRSPDPAHKKLVEQHHIAVIDDEPFAAIDGVVDLKRFSRYWNKAKKVV
- a CDS encoding NAD-dependent epimerase/dehydratase family protein; translation: MQPDFWSELHGEAFAGVPVLVTGGAGFIGSHLSEALVALGADVRVFDNLSEGDRDNLPDGVELIEGDLLDADAVKDAAMGRRTVFHLAALVSVPRSVLHPAEYHTVNATGTLNVLEAARLGGVQRVVYSASSSAYGDSEVLPKVETMPPAPRSPYAATKLAGEELVRSYAHCYDLDTAALRYFNIFGPRQKADSAYAGVVAAFAKALLNGEHPKIYGDGTASRDFTFVANVAHANLLAGRFDGRLNGGLFNVATGVRHTINALAETMARLIGKSELTPVHGPERAGDVMHSLADLEHSRSVLGYEPVVPFDDGMRKTVAWYAEQFGKTTEAEG
- a CDS encoding glycosyltransferase, whose product is MHALHVTPHVSRLGGGVWSVVLDLAGRRGDTVVGMEDGFDDAGEIEAVRLRRRGPRMFAYMPALRRTVADRVGDGVVHLHGGLRMLANVSALRGARDAGAPVILSPHGSLYPQMLAKHRGRKAIASVLYDRKLLESVDAFHATCTAELETIRAAGLKQPVAVVAPGVDVPASVEPMTGERTLLYLGLFDRKKGLLRLAETWRKLRGQFPDWRLVLAGPDQDGHMAEVRVALGDAPAEMPGAVYGDAKAALFNAADVFVLPSDWENFGVVVGEALAHARPVIAPANSPWDWLGKENAGWQVDATNLEPVLREALGAGRETLSAMSERGRTVVEREYAWPVALDRFAETYAWLRGGPRPSFVDHV
- a CDS encoding WcaF family extracellular polysaccharide biosynthesis acetyltransferase codes for the protein MHAGDPNVDDQPKPMSLSVLIQTFNEELNLPHTLASLAGWCDEVFVVDSGSTDRTREIAESFDAKFVHHDWEGYAGQKNWALKNLPMTGDWVLIIDADEAVTPELRDLIVEIASGNAEKPEVAGYYINRLFIFNGASIRHCGYYPSWNLRLFKRGTAEYEDRLVHEHMVVDGPVDYLPRAKHLLHEDRRGLEHFYAKHNRYSTLEARQMYDEPEDWPGGNFFKNRIVRLRFIKSRVMPWVPLPWLWRFLYMYIIRLGILDGRAGLGLSSAIAVYEHMVHAKFRELKRLKDSGIWTEQGLATGEGGVAVQRISEADRRFALDDNVPDELPEVAVHGNGAATNGTTSRGAKQLQTRPYRPQVRRVPQLGNDDVAAKSPWTFGQNVKRVLWMATQGTAFRLSFHNWYGWRRFLLRLFGAEIGKHVRVRPSAHIEIPWNVEIDDHAMVGDSAILYSLGKITIGKRVVISQYAHLCAGTHDFNDPEFPLLRPPITVGDEAWVAADAFVGPNVTIGDRAIVGARSSVFKNVPDGKIAGGNPAKILRDREPAKEIEDEEETDKVAEPEAVHA
- a CDS encoding FkbM family methyltransferase, which encodes MPDLYVKLRNTLRGLGINRIAARMAPDLPVTRDVAHIGKFTFSVRRHRWLLGKTPFRGHAPVLGLFHHMTRPGDTFYDVGANIGYYARYTLAKLDVAKLIAFEPFTPNRQLLEKNLADEPRARVIADAVGDVTEEGVELQVDDMAGGSAVLTKVSGGEASIGRANLGLGAKADTVRLVTLDDLRREDPTLPPPNVIKIDTEGAEHLVLAGAEQTLAEHKPRLILASHGAGRAALMLAQLQRLGYHLAGWDDHGTWRLMETAEQMGNNNCIASVERADIETEPAHANV